AAACGAATACCGGCATGTAGTTTCCAGCGTTCATTTAGTTCAAATTGACTTTGTAAATAGCTGCCCCAGGTATTTAAGCTTTGATCAATGCTCCGCTGATAACCCGGCATTTGCTCCTTCACCTTATTGTTTTGGTATTCACTTCCCAGGCTTATTTGCCACTGTTCGTCTAGTTTTTGATTGATAAGGAAGCCACCAATTAAAGTATAATCCAGGGCGTCGCCATAGGCATTAAGCGCCAGTAGATCGCTTTCGCGGATGCTATCACCAGCGGGAATAATCCGTCCACCAGCACCATAATAGCTATTTCGCTGGGTATTTTGAGCAGAGCTGTAAATGGAGATTTGTCGGCTGGCATCTTTGGAAAGTTGCTCCCAGGCCAGTCCTCCACCAAGGATCTGATGTTCCAATTGCTCGGCAATTCGACTTTGATGGGCTTGAAGATCAAAATCGCTGCCTCCTCGACGAAATTCAGAAATATGAAAGAGGTCAAGCGACAATTTGCTCCGAGCTTTAGGTTTCCAGAAGGCATTAAGACCCAAGGTTTGATTTCGAAGCCGGGTTATTTCCGAGAACTCATCGGCATTGGCATCCCAGTCTTGTCGATTTCGATTAAAGGCAAATAGGTTAAAACCGTAACTCAAGTCATCGGCAGCGTAGCTGGTACCTAAGCTATGACTCTGTTCCCAGGCCTCTGCGTTTATAGCTTGAACCTGGCTTTGCAAATGAAAGCCGTTTTCGGTGGCTTCTTTAGTAATGATATTTACCGTTCCACCAATAGCGTTTCCGCCGTAGAGAGCAGATCCACCACCACGTACAACCTCCACTTTTTCGATCATGGAGGCCGGAATCATTTCCAAACCATAAACCGCCATAAGACTGGAGAAAATGGGACGGGAGTTGAGTAAGACCTGGGAGTAAGCTCCATCTAAACCGTTAATTCTAAGCTGGGTAAAGCCGCAGTTTTGACAATTGTTCTCCACTCTTAAGCCCGGGCTAAAGGAAAGCCCTTCGGCTAAACTCAATGCCGATACACGTTCAAAAAGTTTATTGTTTATGGTTTCAACTATCACAGGTGATTGATGACGCTTAATCGCTTGCCGGCTACCACTCACCACTACTTCTTCCAGACCTAAATGGTCTTCTTGCAATTGGATATCCAAATGATGGTTTCCAGGCTTAAGCTTAAGACTCTGACTTAAATAGCCCACATGGCTAAACTCGATGATTAGCCCTTGAGCCGGGATTTTCAAATCTAAATGATAGTGCCCTTCTGCATCGGAGCTAGTACCGATCCCTAGCGATTTTACCTGAACATTTACCTTTTCTAGGGCTTGGCCGGAACTGGTGTGAATATGTCCACTTATACCTTGAGCACTTATGCCTAAGGTCCAAAAAATTAATAATGAGGAAATTGCTGTTCGCAAAAGAAAAATTTTAGGCAAATCTAAAAATGATTTTTATACTTTTGAAAAAATTCTAGATTCCCTTTGAAATTGGAAATAAGCTTAACCGAGGAGAATTATCTCAAAGCCATATTTTTTATCAGTGGTATGGAAGGCAATTTGGTAAACACCAATGCTATTGCGGAGCGCTTGGATACCAAGGCGGCAACGGTAACAGACATGTTGCGAAAACTCAAGCAAAAGGAGCTTATCCATTATCAACCTTATAAGGGTAGTCGCTTAAGTGAAGAAGGTCAAGTTTTGGCGATTCGCATTTTACGAAAGCATCGACTTTGGGAAACTTTCCTGGTAGACAAACTAGGTTTCGGCTGGGAGGAAGTGCATGAAATTGCAGAGCAGCTGGAACATGTGCGCTCTCAGAAATTAACCGAGCGCCTATCTCAATATTTAGGTAATCCCCAATTCGATCCACATGGAGATCCTATTCCGGATGAAAGAGGAATTTTTCCCATGCGCGAAAATCTTACTCTCGATAAGGCCAGTGCCGGAGAACAGGTTTTGGTAAAGGGCGTAAAAGATAGCTCGCCCGACTTTTTGAGCTATGTCGCAAAGCTGGGTATTCGATTGGGGGATGAAATGAAGGTGATTCATATTGAGCCATTCGATTCCAGTGTTTTAGTAAGTCATCAAGGTGAGGAGTTTCGTCTTTCGGCCATGGCCTGTTCTAATATTTATATTTCCAGGATATGAGAATCTGGTGGTCTTTGCTCCTGGTCGCTTTTCTCATTTCCTGCGAGGAAGCTCCCAATAGCGATAAATATCAGATCGTTTGCACCACAGGTATGTTGGCTGATATGACTAGCGCCCTTTGCCAGGGAATAGATTCTCTAGAAATTCAATCTTTAATGGGTCCGGGAACCGACCCTCATTTATACAAAGCCAGTCAGGCTGATGTTTTTGCCTTAAGTAGAGCCGACCTCATTGTTTTTAATGGCCTACACCTCGAAGGTAAAATGGCCAAGCTCTTTCACAAGCTCCCGGAAGGGCGTGTTTATCCTGCGGCCGAGGTGCTTTCCGGAAATGATTTAATAAATGCTAGCGCCTATCAGCAGGCCTATGATCCGCATGTGTGGTTTGATTTGACTTTATGGTCAAAAATCTGTTTAGGCCTGGAGCTTAAACTGCAGGAGAAGCTACTAGATCATAAAGATTTAATCGCAAATAATGCCGAAAGATACCGTAAGAGATTAGCAAATCTACACAATTGGGCTTTAAAAGAATTGTCACAAATACCTGAAAAACAAAGAGTATTGGTAACTGCGCATGATGCTTTTAAGTATTTCGGCAGAGCTTATCAAGTGGAGGTAAAGGGCTTACAAGGAATCTCAACAACGGCTGAATTTGGCCTGCGCGATATTAGTGATCTAGCCGAATTCATCAGCTCACGAAAGGTCAAGGCCGTATTTGTTGAAAGCTCTGTATCGCCCCGTGCCATTGAGGCTGTGCGTGAAGCGGTAAAAAGAAGGGGATGGGATTTACAGATTGGAGGTGAATTGTACTCCGATGCCATGGGGCCGCCTCAAAGTGGAGCCGATCATTTCTATGGAATGTTCCGATCTAATGTTGAAACCATTCTTAGTGCATTAAAATGAAGTCTGAAAATCAATTAGATAAAGACACGGTATTAGAGGTGCATAATTTAAGCGCCAGTTATAATCGCAAGCCGGTTTTATGGGATATTGACTTTCGCCTAAAGGGTGGTCAATTGATCGGAATTGTGGGACCGAATGGCAGCGGTAAAACCACTTTGCTCCGCAATATCATGGGCTTAATGGAAGCCGATAGTGGTTATGTGCGCTTATTTGGCCAGGACTTAAATAAGGTACGCCAGAGGGTTAGTTATGTGCCGCAGCGGGAGTCGGTAGATTGGAATTTTCCGGTTTCGGTGCGTGAGGTAGTGGAAATGGGGCGTTATCGACCTTCTAACTTGATGCGTCGCCTGCACAGCGCAGATCAGGACTTGGTAGACTTGGCCCTTGAGAAAGTGGGGATGTTGGAATATGCAGCTCGACAAATAAGCCAGCTTTCAGGTGGGCAGCAGCAAAGGGTTTTTCTGGCACGATCGCTGGCTCAAAATGCCGATCTCTATTTAATGGATGAGCCTTTTGTGGGAGTAGACGCTGCTACGGAAGATGCCATTTTAAAGGTACTCTCCGAGCTGCGCGATGCAGGAAAAACGGTGGTGATTGTGCATCATGATTTACAAACTGCCTATCAGTACTTTGATGCCATGGTTTTGCTCAATACGCGTTTGGTGGCCTATGGTGCCAAAGACGATGTTTTTACCCGGGAGAATTTACAAGAAGCCTACGGTGGTCGTTTAACCGTTTTGTCCAAACTGTCTGATTTAATTGCTCGCTCTGAGTTTCCCGTGCGAGAAAAGGGCTTTAAAGAAAAAAGTGGGGAGGGCGATGCAGCAAGCAAGTAGCTGGATATTGGATAGTAGCCTAATACTGGTGGCCGCCGGAACTTTTCTTTTAGCGGTATCGGCTGCCGTGGTGGGCTCTTTTACCTTTCTCCAAAAGCGTTCTCTGGTGGGCGATGCAGTAGCGCACTCCATCTTACCCGGGGTGGCAGCGGCATTTTTATTTTCCGGAATCAAAGATCCTTGGTGGTTAATGCTAGGGGCCTTAATTAGCGGTTGGCTTTCATTAAGCTTAATGGACTTCCTAAGCAGAAAGACCAAATTGAGTCAGGATACGGCAATTGCTACCGTGCTCAGTGTCTTTTTCGGGATAGGCATTTTACTACTCACCTATATTCAACATTTGGAGAGTGGTCATCAAAGTGGTTTAGATCAATTTCTTTTTGGTCAGGCGGCAGCCATGAAAAGTCGTGAGCTTTGGATTTATGGAGGGCTGGCCCTTGTGTTAATTCTGTGCACGCTGATCTTCTTTAAGGAATTTAAACTGCTAAGCTTTAATCCAGACTTCGCTCAAACTCTGGGATTGCCGGTGCGGGGATTACGAATTTTAATGAACAGCCTAATGGTATTGGCTATCGCTTTAGGAATTCAGGCAGTGGGCGTGGTTTTAATGGCAGCTCTATTGATTACGCCTTCTGCGGCAGCCCGAAATTTTACTGATCGCCTCAAGGCCATGATAGTCATTGCGGCTTTAATCGCCGGCTTCTCTGCCTTATTAGGTAGTGCAATTAGCTTTAGTGCGAAGGGAATGCCCACCGGACCCTGGATTGTGATGTGCCTATCCATCCTTGCCCTCTTATCCCTCTTTTTAGCTCCTAAAAAAGGTATGTTGGCTCGGATGCTTTTGCAGAAGCGCCATCAGCAAAAGATCAATGATGAAAACTTACTCAAGGCCTTTTACCACTATGGTGAACGCCATGCCAACCTTGCTCAATGGATTCAATTAAAGGATTTGGAGGAAGTGCGCGATTTTGCCGAGGAAGATCAGTCTAAAGTTTTGAAACGCCTTATCCATAAGGGCCATTTACTGCGAAAGGGAGAGGCCTTTCAATTTAGTCGGGCAGGTTTGGATGAAGCGCGAAGGGTAGTTCGCCTGCATCGTCTTTGGGAAATGTATCTCAGTCAG
The Croceimicrobium hydrocarbonivorans genome window above contains:
- a CDS encoding metal ABC transporter permease; this translates as MQQASSWILDSSLILVAAGTFLLAVSAAVVGSFTFLQKRSLVGDAVAHSILPGVAAAFLFSGIKDPWWLMLGALISGWLSLSLMDFLSRKTKLSQDTAIATVLSVFFGIGILLLTYIQHLESGHQSGLDQFLFGQAAAMKSRELWIYGGLALVLILCTLIFFKEFKLLSFNPDFAQTLGLPVRGLRILMNSLMVLAIALGIQAVGVVLMAALLITPSAAARNFTDRLKAMIVIAALIAGFSALLGSAISFSAKGMPTGPWIVMCLSILALLSLFLAPKKGMLARMLLQKRHQQKINDENLLKAFYHYGERHANLAQWIQLKDLEEVRDFAEEDQSKVLKRLIHKGHLLRKGEAFQFSRAGLDEARRVVRLHRLWEMYLSQRLRLKSDHIHPNAETMEHIISPEIEAQLLEELDYPDKDPHQSPIPYRS
- a CDS encoding metal ABC transporter solute-binding protein, Zn/Mn family, which translates into the protein MRIWWSLLLVAFLISCEEAPNSDKYQIVCTTGMLADMTSALCQGIDSLEIQSLMGPGTDPHLYKASQADVFALSRADLIVFNGLHLEGKMAKLFHKLPEGRVYPAAEVLSGNDLINASAYQQAYDPHVWFDLTLWSKICLGLELKLQEKLLDHKDLIANNAERYRKRLANLHNWALKELSQIPEKQRVLVTAHDAFKYFGRAYQVEVKGLQGISTTAEFGLRDISDLAEFISSRKVKAVFVESSVSPRAIEAVREAVKRRGWDLQIGGELYSDAMGPPQSGADHFYGMFRSNVETILSALK
- a CDS encoding metal ABC transporter ATP-binding protein — encoded protein: MKSENQLDKDTVLEVHNLSASYNRKPVLWDIDFRLKGGQLIGIVGPNGSGKTTLLRNIMGLMEADSGYVRLFGQDLNKVRQRVSYVPQRESVDWNFPVSVREVVEMGRYRPSNLMRRLHSADQDLVDLALEKVGMLEYAARQISQLSGGQQQRVFLARSLAQNADLYLMDEPFVGVDAATEDAILKVLSELRDAGKTVVIVHHDLQTAYQYFDAMVLLNTRLVAYGAKDDVFTRENLQEAYGGRLTVLSKLSDLIARSEFPVREKGFKEKSGEGDAASK
- a CDS encoding metal-dependent transcriptional regulator; protein product: MKLEISLTEENYLKAIFFISGMEGNLVNTNAIAERLDTKAATVTDMLRKLKQKELIHYQPYKGSRLSEEGQVLAIRILRKHRLWETFLVDKLGFGWEEVHEIAEQLEHVRSQKLTERLSQYLGNPQFDPHGDPIPDERGIFPMRENLTLDKASAGEQVLVKGVKDSSPDFLSYVAKLGIRLGDEMKVIHIEPFDSSVLVSHQGEEFRLSAMACSNIYISRI
- a CDS encoding TonB-dependent receptor, yielding MRTAISSLLIFWTLGISAQGISGHIHTSSGQALEKVNVQVKSLGIGTSSDAEGHYHLDLKIPAQGLIIEFSHVGYLSQSLKLKPGNHHLDIQLQEDHLGLEEVVVSGSRQAIKRHQSPVIVETINNKLFERVSALSLAEGLSFSPGLRVENNCQNCGFTQLRINGLDGAYSQVLLNSRPIFSSLMAVYGLEMIPASMIEKVEVVRGGGSALYGGNAIGGTVNIITKEATENGFHLQSQVQAINAEAWEQSHSLGTSYAADDLSYGFNLFAFNRNRQDWDANADEFSEITRLRNQTLGLNAFWKPKARSKLSLDLFHISEFRRGGSDFDLQAHQSRIAEQLEHQILGGGLAWEQLSKDASRQISIYSSAQNTQRNSYYGAGGRIIPAGDSIRESDLLALNAYGDALDYTLIGGFLINQKLDEQWQISLGSEYQNNKVKEQMPGYQRSIDQSLNTWGSYLQSQFELNERWKLHAGIRLDISNLNGIYQLSSTNFNQNSQFINWSPRFNLQYILNEDWQFRGSYARGFRIPQAFNEDLHIETVGGAALFIQLDENLKSEESHSFTASSEYLIINIFGEHKLLFSGFYTLLLDPFVLSNRQALANGTAVQTKTNGDGAVVKGLNLEYQGALRSGWQWQASFTAQQSLYTKEQLLWQDEESEANSVGSKYFLRSPNLYGYLSLAYDLNPNWTLSSALNYTGPMYLSRLVNPVSEELEILQSEDFLDWQIAAEFKILRSKKWKTSIKAGIKNLMNAYQDDLPYGPERDASYIYGPIVPRTYYLSIKLDFLP